agtgcacccctgaccatcacacccatatgttgtTCTTCCACAAGCTGCTGCCACACGTCGTCTCTGTATGCTGTAACCCAGTTCCAGCGTGACAACGTGCCCGTGCACGAAGCCCCTTGAGCTCCACGCAGACACGATGGGTTCAGGTTGATGAAGAACTCCAGCGTCCTGCACACAGCCCTGAATCTGACaccagagtctgatctcactaacgccgtcaggggtgcacaaacttttggcttTATAGAGTGTATGTACGAGGAGCCGATTACTGTATTGTCGGTTGGCTCGGCTCGTATCGTGGGTTCTTttaaaagccacacacacacacacacacacacacacacacagtaaataaccAGGATATTCCCCTCTATCTatccaaagtgtgtgtgtaataaataccTTGAGTAACAGATACCTTTGAGCCTGAGACATGAAAGTGTAGCTGGAACTGCTAACACATCAGGTTTATTAGTTCAGATAATCACCGAGTGAATAATTGACGTTTgacatgacataaaaaaaaaaaaagataagtgcataaaaacaaatcagagTAAATAAAGTTTCATTAAAATGACGGGGCCAAAATATCATGACTCACCAATGAGGTCATTACACAACTTATCGTTGCGATGAAGCGCGATTTTTAAACGGAGCGCGAACAAAAACAGCGATGAAGTGAAATAAaccctcattttttttcttttcttttaaaaggtGTGATCGCGTCGTACGTCGGTGCAAGACGAGGGAAGAGATTTTTGGAGTCGTTTTGGAtttaattagcaaaaaaaaaaaaaaaaaaaaacaaccacaaaaaaagCGGAAATGAttgaaaaacaatataaatattttgacctaaaataaacaaatatttcagcaggatttaaataaataaataacaaaaaatatatatacataaataaagttaaaaaaaaaaaaaaaaaaaaaaaaaaaaaatgtaagttttcCGGccaaaataatactttttttgttgaccaaaaaaaacaatttttcagcaaattcagttttaaacaaattaactgataaatgaaaaaaaataataattattaaaaaagtttctATTGTTATTAAAACAGCCTTAAATTGAAAgagttaacgtgtgtgtgtgtgtgtgtacatgtgtgtgtgctttctggCTCACCAGGACAGAGTGCATGCCCATGTAGACGCgactcacacacaccagcacagtCCAGCTCAACACCAGCGCCAGTCCGGAAACTAAAGGATACTGGGacgaaacacaaacacacacacacacacacacacatcaatatacaagatgtgtaaaaaaaaaaaaacaaacaaatgacaaaaacaactCATTTAAATAGCAAAAACAGACATCGTTTACATacgggtgcacaaacttttgcatgcGACTACTTCTAACTGTTAggattgtttctatagtaagaAACTTCAATCGGCTCGCGAGCACATTGTCATGCTGTTTAACAGGAAGTTCGTGTCCTGGATAATTACATCGTCGGGTCACGGAGACTTTTCCGCCATGGGAACATAACCTGAGCCAACGACCTGCTTGTCACACACACGCTttgtatctcacacacacacacacacacacacacacactatcaaaTCTATCTAAATGACagtttaatagtgtgtgtgtgtgtgtgtgaaatagatAAGACAATATGATATCTATGAtatggggaaagaaaaaaaaacagattactgaaataaaacaaacactgaaatgttGATTGGGAATAAAACGAGATCACTGTCGcattctcgaatctgattggtcagaggagAAAGACAGGCTGCGGACGGAAGGCCCGTTTCCAGACGAGACGTCTTCGTTCAGAAAATTCCAAATGTTTGGGGAAAATAATCTTACTTAGTGGGATTTacagaactcacacacacacacacacacacacacacacacacacacacacacacacacacacacacacacacacacacacacacacagtctaaaagagagagatgttgcAGGATTAGTACCAGTCTATCAGCAGAGATAATAACGTGCTCAGCAGAAATCAGTGACCTTTGGAAAAAAGGAGCGAACGACTCGCTGCTGCACGTGAGATCACCACATCTCATGAATCAGCTTCTCacatctgttttctctctctctctctctctctctctggtgtgtgGAAAGGGAAGAAGAATATAATTGCAGGGTTTAAGATGTTGTGTATGTGCCCTGACCGCGCCTCGTGCCCTCGGACCACATGACACACGAGCTGGAAAAGAGGAACTCTGAGGACGAAGGCGCTCTCAGCTCCTTAATTCTTCCTGTCTGTCATCAGGAGAAAACATCTGCCACagattacagagcagtgtgtgtgtgtgtggagctcatCCAGGAAAAAACTAAGCTattgcagctgtgtgtgtgtgtgtgcgtgtgtgtgtgtgtgtgtgtgtgaacgttaAGAGTATAAAGTGCGCTCATGGATTTTTATCTCCGTTAGTTCGGCGTGTCGGTCTGCTACACGTATCGTGATATATGTGGGTTTTCACAcacgctgtgtttttttttttttttttgcagagctCAAGTTACCCACAATGCAATGTGGCTAAAACAAAGATCCTGCGCTTGTTTCATCTTGTTTGCGGCTGTTTGGAGAACAGAAGGCAGAGGAAGTGTTTGCATGCGAGCAACTGAGACGGAACATAATTAGCTGTTGGACACTGTGAGgaagctctgtgtgtgcgtgtgtgtgtgtgtgtgtgtgcgcaagagTGAACAGGgaaatgagagagcgagagagagagagtgagagagagagagtgtgtgtttaagtgaacCTGTTTATCAGGAACAGCAGAGCTTCTTATCTCTTTatgtcctttaaaaaaaaaaaataaaaaatcagtctTGCGATTTTTTAAGCGTTTCACGTGAGGAAAGCGGCGCTCGGGGTCACACGTTCCAGGATGAGCCTCGTTACTCTTCCTCCTGAAACATAAACTGTGGGCGTTCTCAAAGCGAACGTGATTACACGACATAATACAGCGTCATTACCTCAAATCTCCACTCAACCTTCACCTCCAATCCAGATTTAGGATAATGACGGGCGGCGATTCCCAAACAAGCGCCGGCTTTATGATGGGGTTTTACAAAGGAACAATGAAGCCTAGGTGGGCCGACCTTCAGACCAACAATGGGGCTCTGTTGTTCTGCTTTGTTCTCCAGCAGATGCTACGTTCTGTAGTTCCTACAGTTTCGGCGGTACAGAGACAGCACGACTCTGAACGCTTCCCTGCAGGCTATTACAAGAAACGCCgaaactggagactcattcTATTAAGCGTTATATAATTACACACGACCGTGTCGACGCAGGTCCTCCcgaacgagctgttactatggaaacgatggTCGTATTAGAACGTGTGCGTTAACGTAAAAGGTGCTGCGAAACTCATCAATGCAAAGATTCATCAAGGCCTCCtgactgaccaatcaggatccgGTATTCAAATGACCGACTGGAGAGCGAGCGACGTCTGGGGCTtgaactgacaaaaaaaaaaaaaaaaaaaaaaaaaaaaaagaaacacagaaactaCGACTAATTATGTCGAGTAAGAAGCTTAACCCCTGTAACGTTATTCAAACCGGTAAAAGCGTTTATTTAGTCACGGCGATCCGGACGTATCGCTTTTATCTGATTAGTTTAACCGCGTGTAGACGCTTTCTGAACTTGTTGAAGTTCTTTCTGATGTCGACTCCAAACTGAACAGATTATAGCCTGAACTGTGGAGTCGGAACCTGGATTTTACTCCATTACCGCAAAAACCACTTCATATTCGTGACTCTGATGAATAGaagtaacaaaaacaacagcatttgCATCGGCCAGGaaagacatttacattcacaaacCACCTGTGaactctctttgtgtgtgtgtgtgtgtgtgtgtgtgtgtgtgtgtgtgtgtgtttgcacgcaCATCTTTGTTTCCAACATACAAAGCCCTTCGTCTTGACGTGTCTGTATTTGCTAACACGGTTAATCTGTATAAAAGAGAGGTTTAATATGAGGCTGTAACCTTGACAGAACCGTTCTGCTCGATGTAACCTTGCTCGCatcgacaaaaaaaaaaaaaaaataataaaagcttatCTTGACAGAGATAACGTCAAACCTTGACCAACTTTCGCTGGCGctgagacaaaaaaagaaaaaaaaaaaaaacagaaagcattAAGATGGAGATCGCGAAGCCTCCCTGTGTGCTGGAGGAAGTGAGCAGCGACATAAAAGTAAAGCGACGGAAATCCCTGAGTTCGTGAGGGCGGAGCTTTGCGTCAATTTGATCTGTCAATCATGTCACATCACGACTGGCCTTTCCTCTCACTTCTTTGACTCTACTGCGTCACATAAAGAACTGGTTTTATACTGGAACCAGAACTGGTGTTACTATAGACGGTTGCTAAGGTGTTGCTAGTCAGTTGGATGCTGTTGGATCATTGCTATGACACTACAGGTTGTCGCTAGGTGGTTGCTATGGTACTGTAAAGTGTTTCCCGCTGGTTGTTATGGCTGTCTTTGCTTCCGTACCCAGGATGTTGCCAGGATGTTACTAAGCGGTCGCTATGAAGCGGTAGCAACTTCTAGGTTCTTTCTCAGGACACAAACTTTCTCAGCTTTTTTAATCAGGACATTTTTTAGTCTGTTGGCTTGTTTCGTTCTATCGCCCTGATCGGTGAACGTGTCGTCACAAAAGATGTAGAATGTACGGTGAAATTTGTACAGTAGAAAATCAGCTTTAGAAAGTTTTACGCAGCAGATGGGATATAAAATCTGACAAAATATGTCTGATCTAAAGTAAGTTTGAATTGTTGaaaatttgtaaaaatgaaTTGTTGCGTGTGTTTAGTGTAAGTGGGTGTAAAgggtgtataaagtgtgtgtgttaagtgtgtgttaagtgtgtgtaaagagtgtgtatagtgtgtgtgtttaaagtgtgtgtgtagtgtgttcagtgtgtgtataaagtgtgtgttaagtgtgtacagtgtgtgttaagtgtgtgttaagtgtgtgtacagtgtgtgtacagtgtgtgtacagtgtgtgtgtgtataaagtgtgtgtacagtgtgtatgtacagtgtgtgtgtgcataaagtGCATGttaagtgtgtacagtgtgtgtacagtgtgtgtgtataaagtgtgtacagtgtgtgtacagtgtgtgtgtgtacagtgtgtgtacagtgtgtgtgttaagtgtgtacagtgtgtgtacagtgtgtgtataaagtgtgtacagtgtgtgtgtgttaagtgtgtacagtgtgtgtacagtgtgtgtgtacagtgtgtgtgtacagtgtgtgtacagtgtgtgtgtacaatctACCCCTCCTGTCCTGCCCATAGCAGTGTTACCCCCCAGTGAGGATGTTCACACACCAGCTGGTTCACCAGCACCAGGTCGGGACCCTGTGCACTGATCACCGGTTGATTCTCACCTCCCAGCGGCCGCAGGTGAGCAGGAAGAGTCCCAGCGGCACGGCGGTACCGGACATGGCGTGTGTAGACGGCATGCTGTACTCGGAGTCGTAAAACACCTCCAGCTTCACCACAGGAGGGGAAGCGGGCCGCTTCCACCGCACCAGGTCCTTGGTGCACTGCCCCAGGTACATGACCCAGACCCAGATCGCAATCAGGCGGCGCGCGACGTACGGGTCCACGTTCCAGGTGAGAAACGGGAAAAAGCTGATGTAGAACAGCTCGTTGCCCAGTTCGGTGCCCAGCGTGAACGCGTAGTACAGGACCCGGTTGGAGATCACGAACTGGTGACCCGCGTCTCCCGTCAGCGAGTTCTTACGCAGCGGCCCTCGAGCCATTCCGTCCGTGCCGGAACCTCTAGACGGACGCGCGCGAGCGCTTTCTCCGGTGTCCCCGTTCGCCGTCCCGTTTATCGCGCCGTTGACGTCCTGATGTTTCCCTTTCTGTCCTCGGGACGGTCTGTCTCGCTGGTCTGCATCCACCTGGTCCCCGGTGAAGGAGCCCCGGACACCGCACAGCTCCTGGAACCGGGCGACGTGCTGCGGGTCGTGCAGCGACGTCAACAGCCGCGTTAATCCCATGTTAGCTTCGCAGCTAACAGCGTCGCCGCGTCAGGTGAAACAGGGCGCTTGTCTCGTGCTAGCGGATTCTTAGCTGCGTGTTTAGCTAAGCTACATTAGCGAACTCCATGG
The Tachysurus vachellii isolate PV-2020 chromosome 6, HZAU_Pvac_v1, whole genome shotgun sequence genome window above contains:
- the sgpp1b gene encoding sphingosine-1-phosphate phosphatase 1 isoform X5, with protein sequence MGLTRLLTSLHDPQHVARFQELCGVRGSFTGDQVDADQRDRPSRGQKGKHQDVNGAINGTANGDTGESARARPSRGSGTDGMARGPLRKNSLTGDAGHQFVISNRVLYYAFTLGTELGNELFYISFFPFLTWNVDPYVARRLIAIWVWVMYLGQCTKDLVRWKRPASPPVVKLEVFYDSEYSMPSTHAMSGTAVPLGLFLLTCGRWEYPLVSGLALVLSWTVLVCVSRVYMGMHSVLQFQLHFHVSGSKVSVTQEPTIRAEPTDNTVIGSSYIHSIKPKVCAPLTALVRSDSGVRFRAVCRTLEFFINLNPSCLRGAQGASCTGTLSRWNWVTAYRDDVWQQLVEEQHMGRDCRVLFQPAHPGHILSSSRRHRHVQPVFQIRSGSRRVFPRHPGTFLLHAGHVEHIQR
- the sgpp1b gene encoding sphingosine-1-phosphate phosphatase 1 isoform X1 yields the protein MGLTRLLTSLHDPQHVARFQELCGVRGSFTGDQVDADQRDRPSRGQKGKHQDVNGAINGTANGDTGESARARPSRGSGTDGMARGPLRKNSLTGDAGHQFVISNRVLYYAFTLGTELGNELFYISFFPFLTWNVDPYVARRLIAIWVWVMYLGQCTKDLVRWKRPASPPVVKLEVFYDSEYSMPSTHAMSGTAVPLGLFLLTCGRWEYPLVSGLALVLSWTVLVCVSRVYMGMHSVLQFQLHFHVSGSKVSVTQEPTIRAEPTDNTVIGSSYIHSIKPKVCAPLTALVRSDSGVRFRAVCRTLEFFINLNPSCLRGAQGASCTGTLSRWNWVTAYRDDVWQQLVEEQHMGVMDVIAGFFFSLLILAIFYPALDAIDTFNLSSRYAPVLVVSFHAILGLFSFTLDTWSTSRGDTAQILGTGAGIAVASHLNHQLALIHDPPASMLPLQAPPLSLGLFGWSFLRFVLGVTMLFATRAVMKALTIPLVCRAAGISSQDVRIARQNMQVELPYRYIVYWTVGFSAFFLVPFIFSCVGLY
- the sgpp1b gene encoding sphingosine-1-phosphate phosphatase 1 isoform X3 yields the protein MGLTRLLTSLHDPQHVARFQELCGVRGSFTGDQVDADQRDRPSRGQKGKHQDVNGAINGTANGDTGESARARPSRGSGTDGMARGPLRKNSLTGDAGHQFVISNRVLYYAFTLGTELGNELFYISFFPFLTWNVDPYVARRLIAIWVWVMYLGQCTKDLVRWKRPASPPVVKLEVFYDSEYSMPSTHAMSGTAVPLGLFLLTCGRWEYPLVSGLALVLSWTVLVCVSRVYMGMHSVLDVIAGFFFSLLILAIFYPALDAIDTFNLSSRYAPVLVVSFHAILGLFSFTLDTWSTSRGDTAQILGTGAGIAVASHLNHQLALIHDPPASMLPLQAPPLSLGLFGWSFLRFVLGVTMLFATRAVMKALTIPLVCRAAGISSQDVRIARQNMQVELPYRYIVYWTVGFSAFFLVPFIFSCVGLY
- the sgpp1b gene encoding sphingosine-1-phosphate phosphatase 1 isoform X2; translation: MGLTRLLTSLHDPQHVARFQELCGVRGSFTGDQVDADQRDRPSRGQKGKHQDVNGAINGTANGDTGESARARPSRGSGTDGMARGPLRKNSLTGDAGHQFVISNRVLYYAFTLGTELGNELFYISFFPFLTWNVDPYVARRLIAIWVWVMYLGQCTKDLVRWKRPASPPVVKLEVFYDSEYSMPSTHAMSGTAVPLGLFLLTCGRWEYPLVSGLALVLSWTVLVCVSRVYMGMHSVLFQLHFHVSGSKVSVTQEPTIRAEPTDNTVIGSSYIHSIKPKVCAPLTALVRSDSGVRFRAVCRTLEFFINLNPSCLRGAQGASCTGTLSRWNWVTAYRDDVWQQLVEEQHMGVMDVIAGFFFSLLILAIFYPALDAIDTFNLSSRYAPVLVVSFHAILGLFSFTLDTWSTSRGDTAQILGTGAGIAVASHLNHQLALIHDPPASMLPLQAPPLSLGLFGWSFLRFVLGVTMLFATRAVMKALTIPLVCRAAGISSQDVRIARQNMQVELPYRYIVYWTVGFSAFFLVPFIFSCVGLY
- the sgpp1b gene encoding sphingosine-1-phosphate phosphatase 1 isoform X4, translated to MGLTRLLTSLHDPQHVARFQELCGVRGSFTGDQVDADQRDRPSRGQKGKHQDVNGAINGTANGDTGESARARPSRGSGTDGMARGPLRKNSLTGDAGHQFVISNRVLYYAFTLGTELGNELFYISFFPFLTWNVDPYVARRLIAIWVWVMYLGQCTKDLVRWKRPASPPVVKLEVFYDSEYSMPSTHAMSGTAVPLGLFLLTCGRWEYPLVSGLALVLSWTVLVCVSRVYMGMHSVLQFQLHFHVSGSKVSVTQEPTIRAEPTDNTVIGSSYIHSIKPKVCAPLTALVRSDSGVRFRAVCRTLEFFINLNPSCLRGAQGASCTGTLSRWNWVTAYRDDVWQQLVEEQHMGVMVRGRDCRVLFQPAHPGHILSSSRRHRHVQPVFQIRSGSRRVFPRHPGTFLLHAGHVEHIQR